From the genome of Impatiens glandulifera chromosome 9, dImpGla2.1, whole genome shotgun sequence, one region includes:
- the LOC124915378 gene encoding protein NLP4-like — MELDHDYDLMNTLFHNGYWIEILQSTQSDFHFPTLSDLNLPAPCYLPESSSSSENNNNNNSSSTLTLSNMDEFVGSEAAFTVEETDMRKTKKKRLWMAPTVNPSPDISVKKRLIQAIEYLRESTKNRDVLIQIWVPVTRNGEQVLTTNNQPFSVNPSFKSLSDYRDASRNYHFAAEENNSKQSLGLPGRVFLKKLPEWTPDVRYLKIEEYHRLYHARQFNVSGSIALPVFQRGTGNCLGVVEIVTTSMQTNFHPEIENVCRALEAVDLRSSKILGPPRVQAWHEHYEAVLLEIQQVLRAVCDTHNLPLAQAWAPCIQQGKGGRRHSDENYTYCVSTIDSACYVPDPRFSIFHKACSEHHLFKGQGIAGKAFTTNQPCFSDDITSFSDTEYPLAQHARRCGLLRAAVAICLRSIHTGSADFVLEFFLPSSCIDEDEQKLMLTSLSSVVQNECRTLRVVMDEELAEEIVINHHQMEETPSITTTTTTSSSWIAEMMEAQGNGKGVSISLGPYHHDQKEDEMKQEFKITTTEWESGDAEDLQAFNQNNSFKRRKKTEKTISLQVLRQYFAGSLKDAAKCIGVCPTTLKRICRQHGITRWPSRKIKKVGHSLQKLQLVMDSVNPGGGSTAIQIGSFYDSFPELGCNSDEQQQQQQQQEQHQQQQQRSSSNSATASVTVNNVGCSSSSSLAEVQIQTTVPPPPDPDPDPHLSPPARPELEGNREQIPTVGVKARYKEDNIRFSMQEKWGYEDLMGEIGKRFKVEDVSRMGLKYLDDDSEWVLLTCDDDLEECLDIHKSSSKTARTTIKLSVHDQPPFTGN; from the exons ATGGAATTAGATCATGATTACGATCTCATGAATACACTCTTCCACAACGGATATTGGATAGAGATTCTTCAGTCAACTCAATCGGATTTCCATTTCCCTACCTTAAGTGATCTTAATCTCCCAGCTCCTTGTTACCTTCctgaatcatcatcatcatcggagaacaacaacaacaacaactccaGCAGTACTCTGACTCTCTCAAACATGGATGAATTCGTCGGATCGGAAGCAGCGTTCACGGTTGAAGAAACTGACATGaggaagacgaagaagaagagattatgGATGGCACCTACTGTAAATCCATCTCCAGACATCTCGGTGAAGAAGAGATTAATACAGGCGATTGAATACTTGAGAGAGTCTACGAAAAACAGAGATGTTCTCATTCAGATATGGGTGCCGGTAACGAGAAACGGCGAACAAGTGCTTACGACGAATAATCAACCGTTTTCAGTCAACCCTAGCTTCAAGAGTCTTTCTGATTACAGAGACGCATCCAGAAACTACCATTTCGCTGCGGAAGAGAACAACTCGAAACAGTCGCTCGGCTTACCTGGTAGGGTTTTCTTGAAGAAATTGCCTGAATGGACTCCTGATGTTAGATATCTTAAGATTGAAGAGTATCATCGTCTTTATCACGCTAGACAGTTTAATGTTAGTGGATCTATCGCTCTTCCAGTCTTCCAACGAGGAACTGGAAATTGCTTGGGCGTTGTTGAGATTGTCACCACTTCTATGCAAACCAATTTTCATCCTGAAATTGAAAATGTTTGCAGAGCTCTTGAG GCTGTTGATTTAAGGAGTTCTAAGATCTTAGGACCTCCAAGGGTTCAG gCATGGCATGAACACTATGAAGCTGTACTGTTAGAGATTCAACAAGTTCTTCGTGCAGTTTGCGATACACATAACTTACCCCTAGCTCAAGCTTGGGCTCCATGTATTCAACAAGGAAAAGGCGGAAGGAGACACTCCGACGAAAACTACACTTACTGTGTTTCCACCATTGATTCCGCTTGTTACGTCCCCGATCCTCGGTTTTCAATCTTCCACAAGGCATGTTCAGAACACCACCTGTTTAAAGGACAAGGAATCGCTGGAAAAGCTTTCACAACTAACCAACCATGCTTCTCCGACGACATCACATCGTTTAGTGACACCGAATATCCTCTCGCTCAACACGCTAGAAGGTGTGGTTTATTACGTGCTGCCGTCGCGATTTGCCTCAGGAGCATCCACACCGGTTCGGCGGATTTCGTGTTGGAGTTCTTCCTTCCGTCTAGTTGCATTGATGAAGATGAACAGAAACTGATGCTTACCTCGTTATCCTCTGTTGTACAAAATGAATGTCGAACATTAAGAGTTGTAATGGACGAAGAATTAGCCGAAGAAATTGTAATAAATCATCATCAAATGGAAGAGACTCCTTCAATTACTACTACTACCACTACGTCTTCTTCTTGGATAGCTGAAATGATGGAGGCTCAAGGAAACGGTAAAGGAGTATCCATATCGTTAGGTCCTTATCATCATGATCAAAAGGAGGATGAAATGAAACAAGAGTTTAAGATAACAACAACAGAATGGGAATCAGGCGATGCAGAGGACTTGCAAGCATTCAATCAGAACAACAGTTTTAAGAGAAGGAAGAAAACAGAGAAAACGATAAGCTTACAAGTTCTTCGCCAGTACTTCGCAGGTAGCCTTAAAGATGCAGCCAAGTGTATTGGAGTTTGTCCGACGACACTAAAAAGGATATGCAGGCAACACGGAATCACCAGATGGCCATCGAGAAAGATAAAGAAAGTGGGACATTCGTTACAAAAACTACAACTAGTAATGGATTCTGTTAATCCAGGAGGCGGCTCAACCGCCATTCAAATCGGGTCCTTCTACGACAGCTTTCCAGAACTAGGTTGTAATTCCGAcgagcaacaacaacaacaacagcaaCAAGAACAGCATCAGCAGCAACAGCAGCGTTCAAGCTCAAATTCAGCGACTGCGAGTGTAACAGTTAACAACGTAGGTTGTTCGAGTAGTAGTTCATTGGCAGAAGTACAGATTCAAACAacagttcctcctcctcctgatCCTGATCCTGATCCTCATCTTTCTCCACCAGCTCGTCCTGAATTAGAAGGGAATAGAGAACAGATTCCAACAGTTGGGGTAAAAGCAAGATATAAAGAAGATAATATACGGTTCAGCATGCAAGAGAAATGGGGATATGAAGATCTAATGGGAGAGATTGGAAAAAGGTTTAAAGTTGAAGATGTGTCGAGAATGGGATTGAAGTATTTAGACGATGATTCAGAGTGGGTTCTTCTTACTTGCGATGACGATTTAGAGGAATGTTTAGACATTCATAAATCTTCTTCCAAGACTGCTCGGACAACTATTAAACTATCCGTTCATGATCAGCCACCGTTCACCGGTAATTAA